In Miscanthus floridulus cultivar M001 chromosome 5, ASM1932011v1, whole genome shotgun sequence, one genomic interval encodes:
- the LOC136454021 gene encoding probable ADP-ribosylation factor GTPase-activating protein AGD11 — protein sequence MIYEAFVPENCTKPKQDCSAEERNDFIRRKYEAQQFLTNPQLSCPPRRNDKHNHHPHSTSSSRHGLGLSFRNSWRRKEHESKTAKKTIEVGMVEFVGLIKVDILRGTNLAIRDVMSSDPYVILNLGHQTMKTKVVKSSLNPVWNERLMLSIPDPIPLLKLQVYDKDTFTTDDRMGEAEINIQPLVAAAKAFETSSIADTAQLNKWMAKDGIWIPRDSAISIVNGKVKQVVNVRLQNVERGQLEMELECVPLTQ from the exons ATGATATATGAGGCATTTGTGCCTGAAAACTGCACGAAGCCAAAGCAAGATTGTTCAGCAGAGGAGCGCAATGATTTTATTAG GCGAAAATACGAGGCTCAACAGTTTTTGACTAACCCCCAGCTTTCATGCCCTCCGCGACGCAACGACAAACATAATCACCACCCCCATAGTACTAGTTCAAGTCGACATGGTTTAGGCCTTTCATTCAGGAACAGCTGGAGGAGAAAAGAACATGAGTCCAAAACAGCAAAGAAAACA ATCGAGGTGGGTATGGTAGAATTTGTAGGATTGATTAAGGTTGACATCCTAAGAGGCACAAATCTAGCTATCCGTGATGTCATGTCAAGCGATCCTTATGTTATTCTTAACCTAGGACACCAG ACAATGAAAACAAAGGTGGTAAAGAGCAGCCTAAATCCTGTATGGAATGAAAGACTTATGCTTTCAATACCTGACCCGATACCGCTGCTTAAACTG CAAGTCTATGACAAGGACACGTTCACTACTGACGACCGGATGGGGGAGGCTGAGATCAACATCCAGCCGCTGGTTGCCGCAGCCAAAGCCTTCGAGACCTCGTCCATCGCAGACACCGCGCAGCTTAACAAATGGATGGCGAAGGATGGCATCTGGATCCCGAGGGACAGCGCCATCTCCATCGTCAACGGCAAGGTGAAGCAGGTGGTCAATGTCAGGCTTCAGAATGTTGAGCGTGGCCAGCTTGAAATGGAGCTCGAGTGCGTCCCTCTCACTCAATAG